The Methanoregula sp. UBA64 region CATGTCCCCCACGTGCGCTGCGATCTTTGCCACCCGGGTCCCCTCGATAATATCGTCCACGTCCGGCAGGGCGAGGTGCTCGCTCGGCGAGACCATGCAGAGGAAGTCCGCCCCGTTCCGGCAGGCCTCCGCTCCCCCGATAGCCGCAACCACATGGTCGTAGCCGGGCGCAATATCGGTGACAAGCGGCCCGAGCAGGTAGAGCGGCGCATGGTCGGTGATCTCTTTTATCATCCGCACGTTGCAGCCCACCTGGTCGAGCGGGATGTGGCCCGGCCCCTCGATCATCCGCTGGACACCGGCCGCCCTGGCCCGGTTTGCAAGCA contains the following coding sequences:
- a CDS encoding phosphomethylpyrimidine synthase ThiC, with protein sequence LANRARAAGVQRMIEGPGHIPLDQVGCNVRMIKEITDHAPLYLLGPLVTDIAPGYDHVVAAIGGAEACRNGADFLCMVSPSEHLALPDVDDIIEGTRVAKIAAHVGDMVRRPEGYKMEREVKMAEARHDLDWDAQFRLALYGDHAKAIHVRDGDTDTCSMCGDLCAIKMVRELFEGKTKKINKFQK